gtttcataaataaagtcaaaatgacttAAAGAAGGCGATTTATGGAAGGTCGgtattagaaacactaaataCCATGAGTCATGGAGAGTCTGATGGTAAGTTATGCGTCCTGGGTCGGCTCAGCATTTGACAGTGATCCAGAcatcatatttagatgttttagcctaacgttactcataattggtcaaactttggttttattatttaatttttgtcttgCCATATCGTTTATTGTTTGCTACTGTGTTGCTATAATTCTAGTCTGGcgtttcctgaagaaaaaaaaaaatccgatcTATGatgtgataaataaaaaaattgtttttgattACCCAAAGTTTATTGGcgttgttctcttattcaaattataaattatataactgaaCAAATTGATCGGGCCTAGGTGAAGctgtgcacttgaatttgtcatagcaTCATCCTATGCAGTGTGGTCAGTGgtgaattattattgctcattattgtctattttagtaatttaaataacatgggttatcctaatatattgattaatgacattgtattataatattacaccacccaaatatttactaccttctaattttcgggttttttttatatatttttttttttagcttactgaccattatggattagtgtaggctgcattaaaaagtcttgaacataaaacaacaaggtaaaaatatagttgACGACTAGACATTATCATTTCATGACTCTAGACACTTTGTGatgacagtggcataatacagttaaataatatgttctttagccatataaaaacagttgccatgtgtgtgggtaaaatttacccgctggcgcttttaggtatacagcgacctctggcggTTCTAGAGTTAAGCAACTTTCAGGCTTGTGTGAGGTTTCCACAAGCAACAAAGTCTACTTTAACAAACACTTTAGTACATTTACAGTTTTGAAAATCAAATTTATAATTCCCACCTTCACCATCCATCTGGTATGGCAGATGACCATTACAGACTGTTTCACTTTGAAGTGAGGCACAGTCACGGTACTCGGTTCtgtcttattcattttaatttcaaagaacttttttttattatcatctgtgtctcGTTTTGAATTATGTTGTACCCCTCTGTAGATTGTAGTGTTCTCAGTGCAGTGTTAATCGAGATGGCCTTGTAAGACATACAGgactccaaaaatattttatatttatttgttatatattttttaatatctgataaacttttgaatgtttgaggttttacttactagtcagatggttcatATATAGTGTCTTGGAGATGTTCTTCAACAAGAGGTCCCCTCCAACTCTGCTGCAcggccatcagcatggaagactataggaacataaacaatctgtcacagagccaacaatatgtaatatacaatgtcaggttaattagaaataaactacagcagaggtgaaatgcagaaatgAGAAAGAATAATGTacagaacatacaaaaaatcttaagaaacGAGGATTTAcgtttttaggttttaaagatgcatgatgatataggtgaaatatattgtgaaaaatgcatatgaagttatttaataagcttTCTCAGATCGCCTGTGTTTCCTATATCCCTATCAGCAGCATTAGAGGTTTTTTTCTGACACTCCTAAGATCACAGtacaatttttatcaatttgtCTACAATGAAAGATTAAAAACGTGTTTGATATCAAGTttcaagtttactttatttatatagcagaTTTAAAACAGCCACAAGCCTGACCAATGTGCTTCACAAAAGAAACAGCATCATAAgagtaataaaaacaaacaaaacagactaAAGCAAAGAACCAGAATAAAACACTAAGAATAATGCACCGCCATCTCCAAAGTCTTATCAGTAaggaaatgtttaatttttgcaAGTATACGTTATAAGGTATAAGCATACATTTTGCAAGTTTGAAATAGTGTTAGCTACAGCCCATTTTACTTCATGTAAGTGGATACTTTTAGctacatatacatattattataaatgatttcgGTTGCAAGAATAATGCTGCTTTGAGACTTTGCCATCTAGAGGTCATTAAGTCAAATTCTCCACATTTCTAGATCTTCTAAACTGCAGAATTTcgttattttgatttattctgcTGTTATTGGACTTTCCATCATATATTGTTAAAGAATCATTCTAAAGTTTAGCCTATAAATAATAGACGACAATACAGTGTGCAGGTTTTAACAAGTTGTTTGTCATCGCTCTGCAAAAGGCGAAATGAAACTGATTTGCATCTGACACGATATACTAGAAcaagttttttgttgttattcagACCTGGAGAAGGCTCTCTCCAATGCGtgaaaaagtattaaattattgGCTGTATCTTTTAAAAGAGTATTGAACCGTGTAACATgcctcaaaaaatattttgttcttcATATAGGTTTGTTTAATAAGTTCATTGAGACTTCACGGATCTGAAGGGGTAGAGTAGAATTTGTAGTAGGCTAGTGTTTGTTTGCATGGAGCGCCACCTAGCAGATAATAATAGTGTACTAGTAGggaaatgcatgtttttttagtgttttactgtatattccaAGAGGTTACAAGACCTCTACATGATGCTACATAAAAAACATGTCAGACGTCCGCGGAGAATTTCATTTTCAAGAGGCAAAAAGATGGTTTTGGATTAGAAAACAGTCAGTAGTTTCTGCGCATGCGTCGTGATCACGCCGCGGAAGTTCGGAACTGAAAGTGAAACGCTGCGAGCTGCACGAATGTTTTGGGAAAACAGACGGATCTTTAGCACGACAAACAGCATAGTTACATACCTAGTTatcattttaacataaaaagcAACGATGTCTGATATCTCGACCGTATATAAAATATCTATCATCGCATTTGCACTGTTTTTTGGTGGTAAGTTTTTGTAATCAAGAATACAgcttaatatattaaattatgcGTGTGACCAATGAACATAATCTCTCTTGTCCTGCAGTTTCCGGTTCTGTATGTCCGGTTCTGGAGTGCTGGTTTGTTCAGGAGAAACCGGGTCATGGAGGGGGTTTCTCAGCACCGATGAGTCAAGAGAAATCTCTCATGTTCATCAGAACTGAAGCCTTCAGTGAAGAGAGCTTGTCTGAGCTTCATCCTCCTGCAGACATCAGTCCATCCAGGATTTACTATGTGACCGGTCAGTGTCAGTGCAGcatttaccttttaaaaagacatgtataatctataaaatgtactgtataatcTGTAAATAACAAGTCAAAGAACATTTGCACAATGTTGTGCTCACTTGGTGATCTGTAGCTACTCTAATACTGTAGGCCTATTTAAATCCCTTTTCTATACCAACAAGATCCAGCACTACAGCCATAAATGACAGTATATGGCACCTGTTCTAAAGTATAAGGCAACTATTTGATGATATCTAATCTTTAATGCATATCCCCCTCCAGATCCCGCTGGTACGTTCTGCAGTGCTGCTCTGAATCCAGCCAAAGGCTCTGTGAACAAACCCAAGTGTGAGATTAACCCTTTCATGCCTCACGCCTCTATGGTCAGATGGACGTCTGCTCTCACTGACTCCGCCCAAAGCCCAGTCTACCtgcaagctgattggttctcagTGGCAGCACAAGGGCTTGACGAGCAGCTGACGCTGTCCAATATCATGAGAGCACCTTCAGCTTCTAAAGAGCCACAAGGTAAAGAGCCCAAATTTATCATATActgcaaatatatataatatatatactgatTTTGTAATTCATGCATCTtatgtgacctgtgctggcaaaataAGTCGGAATGCACACGTTCTAATTTTGAGTTACACACAAAAAGAAGTGAAAAATGTGcttgaggttttcacaaaaattagttcattaagccctcttctagcgatcccaatgctccaaatagtaattaaacatctaaaatcatctttatttgtacattttctgagAGGTGTACATTTTTCTGCTCACTTCTGGACGGCTGCTGCTTCTTCTCACCACAAGTTGTAGGTCTATTGTTACAAAAAGTGCAGCATTCcagctttgtgaatattcaTATCAAATTCTTGATGACATGAGTCTAAACcagtgaaatatgattttcaaacccATACGGATTAAAACAAAACGATCGCGCTGACTGACATTTGCGAAGTGCGTGCATAAGACGAACCTCTCCAGGAGTGTGCAGTCTCCCTATAAAGtacattattgcaaaatatgtcTTGGCGAGATTCACACAATCATAATCTGTTATGTCTTACATGAACGTTTAGTAAATGGTTGGGGAAAAatctgatgtgtaacattatattagatCCATGCATTACAGCAGGTCTTAATATAGATCTGTTTCAGTGAGATCACTCGCTGCTCTTGATTAAGctactgtttatttgcatctttgttcttatttttaataacaatgataaaataaaaatagctatattgtgattaataatatagtaattattattaagcaaaGAA
This portion of the Onychostoma macrolepis isolate SWU-2019 chromosome 19, ASM1243209v1, whole genome shotgun sequence genome encodes:
- the LOC131525170 gene encoding tapasin-like, coding for MSDISTVYKISIIAFALFFGVSGSVCPVLECWFVQEKPGHGGGFSAPMSQEKSLMFIRTEAFSEESLSELHPPADISPSRIYYVTDPAGTFCSAALNPAKGSVNKPKCEINPFMPHASMVRWTSALTDSAQSPVYLQADWFSVAAQGLDEQLTLSNIMRAPSASKEPQGSQPILSNCST